A genomic region of Anas acuta chromosome 1, bAnaAcu1.1, whole genome shotgun sequence contains the following coding sequences:
- the LOC137842692 gene encoding uncharacterized protein, giving the protein MRTLRLRVFGNMVGRRFVQRIVLFLWLIVVIVIQEGASVIIENGGWPWTEAVTTEDKNLNGRLSVMVIWRTNVNYLYKPSEWRKLGEGWTHQRTIGDEIKIGCQMFNGTTDEKATGILVKPISKNGQQEGCIRPGKLDCWYNFILTENVEISCFWNNNNGQQSKINNGEGLMLNFTIYAALPTTVRPSTTHAPPLIKLEPKIYETGPYVVRNTGQQQLLFNPEWSLKRVELLIQINISAVQPACSPFLRTSFEDWTIWSQKQVHFRGRTRRDLTGMLGTGLGILNGIDSEILMNKLATATSDLTKLKQPLQSSLLALGTSQWQVSKVLPKWENAEDQDHKLIIDALSMIQDNVSLALSCMQAQLWLQATAALIIREGSEGIFPAEIRKAVWDNANDFEKFQSWWTLVNFTYDPVVNMATAFVLTIRNATVYVIHPILALGLNHEKTVLYPSEHRTWARMENGKWQSVNLESCVTREQQGFICESNTIDAQDVCFYTEQGICHFEIHPNTSQKTVLVYVGKGCVCLRTACDFVEIDKENITLHSKNHSNFCICNFVRIVGCDFLYLAPVVSHQLIKSNNTMYHKLLPTPIGMNLTLVKQLVKHQDLIRILKGIQENGEKTLITVHHDTKEISRVLQRVKRDTSHNWWDTLFGWSPTATGILNTLSHPIIVLLILVGISLILSFVLLVWNWKLLQRMSMLASLTNVHGKVLRGTYHKDWEENFRIK; this is encoded by the coding sequence ATGAGGACATTAAGGTTGAGAGTATTTGGTAATATGGTTGGCAGAAGATTTGTTCagagaattgttttgtttttatggcttATAGTTGTAATTGTGATTCAAGAAGGTGCCTCTGTGATAATAGAGAATGGTGGGTGGCCTTGGACTGAAGCCGTAACAACAGAGGATAAGAATCTTAATGGAAGGTTATCAGTCATGGTCATCTGGCGAACAAATGTTAACTATTTATATAAACCATCAGAATGGCGAAAATTAGGGGAAGGGTGGACACACCAAAGAACCATAggagatgaaattaaaatagggTGTCAAATGTTTAATGGAACGACTGACGAGAAAGCAACGGGGATTCTGGTTAAACCGATTTCCAAAAATGGACAACAAGAGGGTTGTATTCGCCCAGGTAAATTGGATTGCTGGTATAATTTTATACTAACAGAGAATGTAGAAATCAGCTGTttttggaataataataatggccAACAGTCCAAAATCAATAATGGTGAGGGCCTCATGTTAAATTTTACAATATATGCGGCACTTCCTACAACAGTGAGACCCTCTACAACCCACGCCCCACCTCTAATCAAACTGGAACCCAAAATTTATGAAACTGGCCCGTATGTAGTAAGGAACACGGGCCAACAGCAATTGTTATTTAATCCAGAATGGTCACTCAAGCGTGTTGAGTTGCTAATACAAATCAACATCTCGGCAGTTCAACCAGcctgttctcctttcttaagAACATCATTTGAAGACTGGACAATATGGTCACAGAAGCAAGTGCACTTCAGGGGCAGGACACGAAGAGACTTAACTGGAATGCTAGGAACAGGGTTAggaattttaaatggaattgattcagaaatattaatgaataaGCTAGCCACAGCAACAAGTGAtttgacaaaattaaaacaacccTTACAATCATCCTTATTGGCATTGGGAACTAGCCAATGGCAAGTTTCAAAGGTGTTACCGAAATGGGAAAATGCAGAAGACCAAGACCACAAACTAATAATAGATGCACTTAGTATGATTCAAGATAATGTATCCTTAGCTCTTAGTTGTATGCAAGCACAGTTATGGTTGCAGGCAACGGCTGCCCTGATTATTAGGGAAGGAAGTGAAggcatttttccagctgaaatccGAAAGGCAGTTTGGGACAATGCCAATGATTTTGAGAAGTTCCAGTCTTGGTGGACCCTGGTGAATTTTACTTATGATCCCGTTGTTAACATGGCTACTGCCTTCGTGCTTACTATACGTAATGCTACAGTTTATGTTATTCACCCGATCCTTGCACTAGGATTAAACCATGAGAAGACAGTGCTTTATCCTTCAGAGCATAGAACATGGGCACGAATGGAGAATGGAAAATGGCAGTCCGTAAATCTAGAATCATGTGTTACCCGGGAACAACaaggatttatttgtgaaagtaATACAATTGATGCTCAGGACGTATGTTTTTACACGGAGCAAGGTATCTGccactttgaaattcatccaaatACTAGTCAAAAGACTGTGCTTGTATATGTTGGTAAAGGGTGCGTGTGTTTAAGAACTGCTTGTGATTTTGTAGAAATAGACAAGGAGAATATAACTCTCCATAGCAAAAATCATtctaatttttgtatttgtaactttgttaGAATCGTCGGGTGTGATTTTCTATATTTGGCACCAGTGGTATCCCACCAGCTGATCAAGTCTAACAACACAATGTATCATAAGTTACTACCTACACCTATTGGGATGAACCTCACACTAGTAAAGCAACTAGTTAAACACCAAGACCTgattagaattttaaaaggtattcaggaaaatggagagaagactCTAATTACTGTCCATCAtgatacaaaggaaataagcagAGTTTTGCAAAGAGTGAAACGAGACACAAGTCACAACTGGTGGGATACACTTTTTGGATGGTCGCCAACTGCAACTGGGATTTTGAACACACTGAGTCAcccaattattgttttattgatattagttggtataagtttaatattgtcttttgtattactTGTTTGGAATTGGAAATTGTTACAACGAATGTCCATGTTAGCCTCCTTGACAAATGTGCATGGTAAGGTATTGAGGGGTACATATCATAaagactgggaagaaaatttccgtattaagtaa